ATTTGAGCAGTACAAGACCTATGGCGACCAGCGCGACCACAACATTATGGCCGAGTCGGACTACGTGAACCTGATAGCGCAAGGCCTACAGGCGTACCATGATGCGGGGTACATGGCGGAGTTTGATGCGAATGTGGGTAAGGTATATGAGGGTGATTTTAGCTACAGTCAGTTCTACAGCATGATGGCTTATAATGGATTGCAAAATACCAATGCATACAATAGAAATATACAAAATGCAGAATGGTATAACATGTATGATAAGTACAGGAAAGCAGCTTCAATGTGTGATGTTAGTAATTGTAAATAATTTGGTTAACGATGAAGTATCTGTCTTTTTTTCGGAGTTTTTGCTTGCATCAAACTACTATATGCAACGATAAGGTTTATATTTTGTTCTCATCAGACTATCCCAAAAGTTACTTTAGGATGGAGCCTACTACAAGAGAAAAGAATATGCTAGGGACTTTTTTTCTGGATAAAACATCGGGAGATTGTCCTACTAATTGTTTCTGGTATTATAAGTATTCTTCAGAGCAAAGTATCATCAACGTAAAGCTGGATACCTTAAAGAATGTGATAACCTCCGAATGGGTGGCAACACAACCAGATACTACGCTCATAAAGCTTTTTAGAGGTAAGAATATTTACGTTATTCCGAAGGATAGCCTTAAGAATAGCAGAGGTAAGGCGTATTTAACTACCTATAAGCCTTGTGAGAAAATATAGGCAATTTAAGTTAGGACGAGGTTTTACTTTGTTCTAACTTATTTATCTAGGTTAGGAGCCTGACGGTTGGTGGATGTACTGTAGATAGTAACGTAGAAGCTATTATAATAAACTTATGAAAGGGATAGCTTTTTTTCTAATTTTTATCTTGGCAGCAGCGTGTGTTAAGGCGCAGAAGGATACGATCTATTTTATTTTTAATGGTAGCGTGAAGAATTCGTGTAAGGTAATGTCTGATTCGCTCACCTATAAGTTAAGATCAGATTCAACATGGTTTAACATAGAAATTAGTACCCCATTTTCACTTACTCACGAGTTAGCCCATGTGGGGAAGTACGATAAGTGGATATATTTGTCAAGACAGGATCTGTTTTTATTGAGGAAAAGGTATAATTTATCATACTTAACCTCATTGACAGGAAGGCAGTTTATCGATCGATTCGGATATCTTCAGTATGGTCATGTTTACTACCTAATCCCGTTGCTTGACAAGGATGATAGGGGGTATAAAGCTTATGAGTTTACCTTTGAAAGCAACTTTTTAAATGTGGAGTAGGGTAGTTGTGCCTGGTTTTTTGCATAAATAAGGGGGAGGTAAGTATGCTCATCAGGATCGTTAAAGTCCCAAATGTTTTTGGTGATATCAAGGATTTTCATAAAACCTTTAGAGGAAGGTTTGATGCATGGAAAAATTCAGATGGGAATTTCGACTATAAAACAATGTACACCATGTTAGCTTGGCGAGGCCTAATGAACACCCCGCAAGGGGCAGCGATGAAGAAAGATCCAAAGTTTATGTCAGCATTTAACCAAGCATTTATAGATGCAAAAGATGAAACCAAAAATTGTCCCCAATAGAAGTCGTTTAATAGGCATATTAGTCTTTCTTTTTAGTCTAAATGCTATGGCTCAAGAGATGGAGCCTGTTTACTTGATTTTTGACAGCCAATCCAAGACTCAAACCTTGGACAACTTGTATGAAAAAAAAGAGTTGCGTTGTATTTACTTTACATTTAAGTCAGATAAACTCAATACCTCTTTTGATTTCGTATTTGACAACTTTAAACTGGTTGACTGGATTAAGCAGAAGGGGGATACCTCTTTTTATGCAGGTAAAGATTTATTTGAGGGCAAAAGGTGCTACGATGGAGCGTGGTTCCAGAAGTCTTTTAGGGAAGAAGCTCATTTTATGATGAACGAGAGTATTATTCTTTACCTCGTTGATATTAGAGATGAAAAGGATGGTAAGTTCCGAGTATATAAGGTGGCATATTTACCTCCTGATGTAATGTAATAATTCAGAATGCAGGCAGCCTGTTGTACGAAAGCTGCCTGCATTTTGGCGAAGCTGCAGGGAAAGACGAATACCTCGATATACGACCCTAGCACGGTGGTGGGGAAGCTGCTTAAGGACTACTGGGGGCGAAATGGTTTTGACTGCAAATTCATTGTGTCTGATACTGTTTCTCCTAATCGTAAAGCATGGGCTCGTTATGAAGAAGGTTCTAATAAAGCTACAATAATAATTTCTAAAGATTATATGAATAATGCGACAACTCTTCAAATGGCCAATACTATAATTCATGAAGCCATTCATGCATATATTTTTGCTGAATTGGTACTTTTAGATCCGCTTAGCTACCCTTTAAAAAATAATAAAGGGGTATATCTGTCTCTAGATTTAGATTTTGCCTCTAACTGGGATTTATTCTGTGGAACTAATCAGCATGAATATATGGCAAAGTATTCTAATACTATGGAAATAGGTTTAAAAGAGTTTATTTCACGAAATGATCTAGGTCAGACGTTTACAGATGAGGAATTAAGGTATATGTCTTGGTCTGGTTTGACAGGAACAGATGCATATGTAAAAAATGCAAAAAATGATCCGACTTTTTCGACGAAAGTTCACGAAGTTT
This window of the Alistipes sp. ZOR0009 genome carries:
- a CDS encoding SprT-like domain-containing protein; its protein translation is MQAACCTKAACILAKLQGKTNTSIYDPSTVVGKLLKDYWGRNGFDCKFIVSDTVSPNRKAWARYEEGSNKATIIISKDYMNNATTLQMANTIIHEAIHAYIFAELVLLDPLSYPLKNNKGVYLSLDLDFASNWDLFCGTNQHEYMAKYSNTMEIGLKEFISRNDLGQTFTDEELRYMSWSGLTGTDAYVKNAKNDPTFSTKVHEVLNKMIVVSKECN